A window of the Spirochaetota bacterium genome harbors these coding sequences:
- a CDS encoding aspartate aminotransferase family protein, which produces MNIVIQKEIDDRKELLQDAAAVFSKGYVDMITAEGIDLIEEGGRGTRLYDMSGLEYLDCDTSGAIYNLGRGRRELGDALREAARQTDQGNFIAISEEKALLAEKLSSFIPGRLECFLFTVVRGEAMDAACKLARGYTKRAEIITVDGGWYGHTGFSLCMSAREDKHLFGPGIPGIKEIPFGDIDAAKKTVNSKTAAVVLETVQAENGCRHTAGEYYSELRKLCSRSGAVLIVDESQTGFGRTGERFSFERFGFEPDIAVLGEAITGGMFPMTAMAFTRKLKSFFDDHPLIHLCTFGGHDVGCRVAVKALELYESERSWENAQSMGDMLHSELCRIARDNIEMIGGVRGIGLLQSITLKDEEITRRFCVEARKAGLICMRGRVDRRSVVFRPSLAVTREDVQQIVECVKISLDNVA; this is translated from the coding sequence ATGAATATAGTTATACAAAAGGAAATTGACGACAGAAAAGAATTGCTGCAGGACGCGGCGGCGGTTTTTTCAAAGGGCTATGTGGATATGATTACAGCCGAGGGGATTGATCTCATTGAGGAGGGGGGACGCGGCACGCGATTATATGATATGTCGGGTCTGGAGTACCTGGACTGCGACACTTCCGGGGCGATTTATAATCTCGGGAGAGGGAGGAGAGAACTTGGCGATGCGCTTCGTGAAGCGGCCAGGCAAACCGATCAGGGAAATTTTATTGCGATCTCGGAGGAGAAAGCGCTTCTTGCTGAAAAGCTTTCCTCCTTTATACCTGGCAGGCTCGAATGTTTTCTTTTCACGGTTGTGCGCGGCGAAGCGATGGACGCCGCCTGCAAACTTGCCCGCGGATATACAAAACGCGCCGAAATCATCACCGTGGATGGCGGTTGGTACGGACATACCGGTTTTTCCCTGTGCATGTCGGCCCGGGAGGACAAACATCTTTTCGGTCCCGGGATTCCCGGGATCAAGGAGATTCCTTTCGGCGACATTGATGCAGCAAAGAAGACCGTGAATTCTAAAACGGCTGCAGTTGTCCTGGAGACTGTCCAGGCGGAAAACGGATGCCGCCATACAGCCGGGGAATATTACTCCGAGTTGAGAAAGCTTTGCAGCCGGTCCGGCGCCGTACTCATCGTCGATGAATCGCAGACGGGATTCGGACGTACCGGGGAGCGATTCTCCTTTGAGCGGTTCGGATTCGAGCCCGACATTGCCGTCCTCGGAGAGGCGATTACCGGCGGCATGTTTCCCATGACAGCCATGGCCTTTACCCGAAAACTGAAATCCTTTTTCGACGACCACCCTCTTATTCACCTCTGCACCTTCGGCGGCCACGATGTGGGCTGCAGGGTCGCGGTGAAGGCGCTTGAATTATACGAAAGTGAACGCTCCTGGGAAAATGCGCAAAGTATGGGTGATATGCTGCATTCCGAACTTTGTAGGATCGCCAGGGACAACATTGAAATGATAGGCGGGGTTCGGGGAATCGGACTGCTGCAATCCATAACTTTGAAGGACGAAGAAATTACGCGGAGATTCTGCGTCGAAGCTCGTAAAGCCGGATTGATCTGCATGCGTGGACGCGTTGACAGGCGAAGCGTGGTTTTCAGACCTTCACTTGCGGTTACACGGGAGGATGTTCAGCAAATTGTGGAATGCGTGAAGATATCTTTAGATAATGTTGCATAG
- a CDS encoding TetR/AcrR family transcriptional regulator yields the protein MPKKSVSEERKSQIMESLYKCLLKKQYHEITLTDIAATAGVNQGMIYYLYKKKEEVLLHFIDFIEERYRRDFSEYMNKEEIRSLKGKALIGHAMSFSNDRITVNRDLSKIFIEIWGIANHNKKVRKKMRHLYEQWISHVKGIIIKTGVSDEKAEGISNAMVSFYEGSSLISIILDWKGEQIKITLNDFQNRIMEMIDE from the coding sequence ATGCCGAAGAAAAGTGTGAGTGAAGAACGAAAGAGCCAGATAATGGAGAGCCTTTATAAATGCCTCCTGAAGAAACAATATCATGAAATCACACTCACGGACATTGCTGCGACGGCAGGTGTCAATCAGGGGATGATATATTACTTATATAAGAAAAAGGAGGAAGTGCTACTCCACTTTATTGACTTTATTGAAGAAAGATACCGTCGTGACTTTAGCGAGTATATGAACAAAGAAGAAATTCGTTCCTTGAAAGGGAAAGCGCTTATCGGCCACGCCATGAGTTTCAGCAATGACAGAATAACCGTCAACAGGGACCTTTCAAAAATTTTCATCGAAATTTGGGGCATTGCCAACCATAATAAAAAGGTCAGAAAGAAGATGCGTCATCTATACGAGCAGTGGATTTCTCATGTAAAAGGTATTATTATTAAAACCGGCGTATCCGATGAGAAGGCGGAAGGCATCAGTAACGCCATGGTTTCGTTTTATGAGGGGAGTTCGTTAATCTCCATAATACTCGACTGGAAGGGGGAACAAATTAAAATCACTTTAAACGATTTCCAAAACAGGATTATGGAAATGATTGACGAATGA
- the ald gene encoding alanine dehydrogenase, which translates to MKIGVPREIKSQEKRVALTPAGVAELVRRGHTVLVENEAGVGSSIADSDFIASGAIISESAERVWEESDMIVKVKEPIDVEYPLMREGQILFTYLHLAADEPLTRVLLKNKVTGIAYETVQGNDGSLPLLTPMSEVAGRLSLQAGCRCLESTSRGRGILLAGVPGVKPAEVAIIGGGVSGINAAHMAVGMGARVTILDINAERLSYLEDIFHSRIVTLMSNALNVQRCLAESDLVIGAVLIPGAKAPKLISGKDLSIMKKGAALVDIAIDQGGCAETSRPTTHVDPIYIENNVVHYCVANMPGAVPITSTYALTNVTLPYAITIADMGADDALRSVPALLKGLNAYNGQLTNEQVARAHGMEYAGRKIA; encoded by the coding sequence ATGAAAATCGGAGTACCGAGGGAGATCAAGTCGCAGGAGAAACGGGTGGCGCTGACGCCCGCCGGGGTGGCAGAGCTTGTCAGAAGGGGCCATACCGTGCTTGTGGAAAATGAAGCCGGGGTCGGTTCCAGCATAGCTGATTCTGATTTTATCGCGTCGGGAGCGATAATCAGCGAATCTGCGGAGAGAGTATGGGAAGAGTCGGATATGATTGTAAAGGTCAAGGAGCCCATAGATGTTGAATATCCTCTCATGCGTGAAGGGCAGATCCTGTTTACCTATCTTCATCTCGCCGCGGATGAGCCCCTTACGCGTGTGCTATTAAAGAATAAAGTCACCGGCATTGCGTACGAGACAGTACAGGGCAATGACGGATCGCTGCCTTTGCTCACGCCCATGAGCGAGGTTGCTGGAAGGCTTTCGCTCCAGGCGGGATGCCGTTGTCTTGAGTCGACAAGCAGGGGACGCGGGATATTGCTTGCGGGAGTCCCGGGAGTGAAGCCCGCCGAGGTTGCAATCATCGGTGGAGGAGTATCCGGCATCAACGCGGCACATATGGCCGTAGGCATGGGCGCGCGAGTGACCATACTCGACATCAACGCGGAACGGCTCAGCTATCTCGAGGATATCTTTCATTCGCGGATCGTCACGCTCATGTCGAACGCATTGAATGTACAGCGATGCCTGGCAGAATCGGATCTGGTGATCGGCGCGGTACTTATACCTGGCGCAAAGGCGCCAAAGCTCATCAGCGGAAAAGACCTCTCCATAATGAAGAAGGGGGCCGCGCTTGTCGATATCGCCATCGATCAGGGCGGATGCGCTGAGACGAGCAGGCCCACTACCCACGTGGACCCCATTTATATTGAGAACAACGTGGTGCATTACTGCGTGGCGAACATGCCCGGGGCGGTGCCTATCACGTCAACCTATGCACTGACAAACGTAACGTTGCCTTATGCCATTACGATCGCCGACATGGGCGCCGATGATGCGCTTCGCAGTGTTCCCGCCCTGCTCAAAGGGCTTAATGCCTACAACGGGCAACTTACTAATGAACAGGTTGCTCGTGCTCATGGAATGGAGTACGCCGGCCGGAAGATCGCATAA
- a CDS encoding amidohydrolase, giving the protein MIIDAHSHLGDVLNYNGGTLIHRTGIRVPDIFNPQALNEQFQMRNFGFGLCIYRLLKNQTIKAEAARNAAATLENMQASLDEAGIDYTVCLPIEPYLTFDDLRSAVKQDARILPFTSINFDRMDSVEKKLRADVKNGAYGLKLHPVIQRVSPSDSRVMQALEAFQPLGKPVLIHAGKYEYYPVKENKRNIPEYGSIKPIAGLIRSFPGIKFIVGHSGLFWHREVCELLAGWANVWVDTSFQSPHTIRTLIETFGPERVMYASDWPYGMRPPHVSTVRIACRGVRTLENRLFFKNAAELLGLDVKRAEIENR; this is encoded by the coding sequence ATGATAATCGATGCCCACAGCCATCTTGGCGATGTGTTAAACTACAATGGGGGAACGCTGATTCACCGAACCGGGATACGCGTACCTGATATATTCAATCCGCAGGCTCTCAACGAGCAGTTCCAAATGCGTAATTTTGGATTCGGGCTTTGTATCTACCGCCTGTTGAAGAATCAGACTATAAAGGCCGAAGCCGCGCGCAACGCTGCAGCAACCCTCGAGAACATGCAGGCCTCGCTTGACGAAGCCGGAATCGATTACACTGTGTGTCTTCCCATAGAACCGTACCTAACCTTTGATGACCTTCGATCTGCCGTGAAACAGGATGCGCGCATTCTTCCCTTCACCAGTATCAATTTTGACAGGATGGACTCCGTGGAGAAAAAACTGCGGGCCGACGTGAAGAACGGAGCATACGGGCTCAAGCTCCATCCGGTCATCCAGCGTGTTTCCCCCTCGGACTCACGCGTAATGCAAGCCCTTGAGGCGTTCCAGCCCCTTGGGAAGCCCGTGCTGATCCATGCGGGAAAATACGAATACTACCCGGTTAAGGAAAATAAAAGGAATATTCCGGAATACGGCTCTATAAAACCAATCGCGGGGTTGATCCGATCTTTCCCCGGCATTAAATTCATAGTGGGTCACTCGGGCCTGTTCTGGCACCGGGAAGTGTGTGAATTGCTTGCAGGATGGGCTAACGTATGGGTCGACACTAGTTTCCAGTCTCCCCACACCATCCGCACTCTTATTGAGACATTCGGACCAGAGAGGGTGATGTACGCGTCGGACTGGCCCTACGGCATGCGGCCTCCGCACGTGAGCACTGTCCGTATTGCGTGCCGCGGCGTCCGTACACTGGAAAACCGGCTCTTTTTTAAAAACGCGGCCGAGCTGCTGGGGCTTGACGTGAAACGTGCGGAAATAGAAAACCGGTGA
- a CDS encoding aspartate aminotransferase family protein — MKLKISAGIRKLNKRVFELFGSHISKQQIRFLSAGHLDILETERGGIGFVDRTSGRRFIDAFSSAGCFNVGRLNSEVVAGLDEIAKADMGSHRLLSRHKIGFAKKLASLAPGDLNRVMLTGSGADSVECALKLAMGATGRSKVIAMVNAYHGHSGFSLSAGGKDYYKELFKPLKPGFSYVPFGDLNAVRKSASLEIAAIILEPVQGEGGIHVGSDDYLKGLRSICDELGIMLIFDEIQTGFCRTGKFFYGEYSGVVPDIMALAKSISGGVYPNGAVVFRDIDILRSFVDSHPDFHESFGGGSDIGCMVSSRVIDFLVDNRMWENAAQRGKRFQEGLDDLMRSYPKLIREIRGKGLMLGVEYLHEFMGVLMADNLAKEGVFAAYSGNAPHVMRFMVPITVTEEEIDDILAKIGKAVRGMGLYLSLMLPLSRISLFKKIMNNVKVLIFLNNLLRKLHLA; from the coding sequence ATGAAGCTGAAAATTTCAGCCGGTATTCGAAAACTGAACAAACGGGTATTTGAACTTTTTGGAAGTCACATCTCGAAACAACAGATCAGGTTTCTCTCGGCCGGTCATTTGGATATTCTTGAAACTGAACGGGGCGGGATCGGATTTGTGGACCGCACTTCGGGAAGGCGCTTCATTGACGCTTTCTCATCGGCAGGATGCTTCAACGTAGGACGACTGAACAGTGAAGTGGTTGCAGGGCTTGATGAGATCGCTAAAGCAGATATGGGGAGCCACCGGCTACTTTCGCGGCATAAAATAGGGTTTGCGAAAAAACTCGCATCCCTGGCGCCCGGGGATCTCAACCGCGTAATGCTTACCGGGAGCGGGGCCGACTCTGTTGAATGCGCCCTTAAGCTGGCTATGGGCGCCACGGGCAGGAGCAAGGTTATCGCCATGGTGAACGCCTACCACGGACACTCCGGATTCAGCCTCTCTGCGGGCGGGAAGGACTACTACAAGGAGCTCTTTAAGCCGTTGAAGCCCGGCTTCAGCTATGTACCCTTCGGTGATCTTAACGCTGTCAGGAAAAGCGCATCACTCGAAATCGCTGCGATCATTCTCGAGCCGGTTCAGGGTGAAGGCGGTATTCATGTGGGCAGCGATGACTATCTCAAGGGACTTAGGTCTATCTGCGATGAACTGGGGATCATGTTAATTTTCGACGAGATACAGACCGGCTTCTGCCGAACCGGAAAATTTTTTTATGGCGAATATTCCGGAGTGGTGCCCGATATAATGGCGCTGGCAAAATCCATAAGCGGAGGTGTCTATCCTAACGGAGCGGTTGTGTTTCGCGATATCGATATACTGAGAAGCTTCGTGGACTCACACCCTGATTTCCATGAGTCATTCGGCGGAGGATCGGATATCGGATGCATGGTATCATCAAGAGTCATCGATTTCCTTGTCGATAACCGGATGTGGGAAAACGCGGCACAACGCGGCAAGAGATTCCAGGAGGGACTTGATGACCTGATGCGTTCATACCCAAAGCTTATCAGGGAAATCCGCGGAAAGGGGCTCATGCTGGGAGTCGAATACCTGCATGAATTCATGGGGGTGCTCATGGCTGACAACCTCGCCAAAGAAGGTGTGTTTGCGGCTTATTCCGGCAATGCTCCCCATGTGATGCGTTTCATGGTGCCCATCACGGTTACTGAAGAAGAGATTGATGACATCCTAGCCAAGATAGGCAAAGCGGTCAGGGGAATGGGACTCTACCTCTCCCTGATGCTTCCTCTTTCGAGGATATCTCTGTTTAAAAAAATTATGAACAATGTAAAAGTGCTCATATTCCTGAACAACTTGTTGCGGAAACTGCATCTTGCCTGA